The following proteins are co-located in the Betta splendens chromosome 9, fBetSpl5.4, whole genome shotgun sequence genome:
- the LOC114861339 gene encoding uncharacterized protein LOC114861339 isoform X2: MYQYKVEMKDEDVHVYQDQTKSDGEQQDQSLTEHNRSTSGIKDEQQELSLTEQNWSTSTIKEEQRDLSLNEQHWFTCGIKEEQKDPSLTEQQKSTSTIKEEQHWSTGGIKEEKQNPTDQQVSTPPGDTHRLPGTATASLATAVTSVRSYDYTSLFREYIESLLAISTTRAEVAKVLGISRPTMYKLLREYNIMHKKFCNISDEELDATINEIKSKYPKIGEIMMIGHLRSKKIVVQRSRVRQSLQRIYAAGVESRRTTTI; this comes from the exons ATGTACCAGTACAAAGTCGAAATGAAAGATGAGGATGTGCACGTTTATCAAGACCAAACCAAGAGCGATggggagcagcaggaccagagTTTAACCGAGCACAACCGGTCCACTAGCGGAATAAAGGACGAGCAACAGGAACTGAGTTTAACCGAGCAAAACTGGTCCACTAGCACAATAAAGGAAGAGCAACGGGACTTGAGTTTAAACGAGCAGCATTGGTTCACTTgcggaataaaggaggaacaaaaggacccgagtttaaccgagcagCAGAAGTCCACTAGCAcaataaaggaggagcagcactgGTCCACTGgcggaataaaggaggagaagcagaacccCACAGATCAACAG GTCTCCACACCaccaggtgacacacacaggctcccaGGAACAGCCACTGCCAGCCTAGCTACTGCTGTTACATCAGTGAGATCA TATGATTATACTTCCCTCTTCAGAGAGTACATTGAGAGTTTGCTGGCGATTAGCACAACACGTGCTGAAGTGGCTAAAGTCCTGGGGATCTCCCGGCCCACAATGTACAAGCTCTTGCGGGAATACAACATAATGCACAAAAAATTTTGCAACATTTCTGATGAAGAATTGGATGCAACCATCAATGAAATCAAATCGAAATATCCTAAGATAGGAGAAATTATGATGATTGGACATTTGCGTTCTAAAAAAATTGTGGTGCAGAGAAGTCGTGTTAGACAATCTTTACAAAGGATTTATGCAGCTGGTGTTGAGTCCAGGAGAACCACAACAATTTAG